A stretch of Gossypium hirsutum isolate 1008001.06 chromosome A06, Gossypium_hirsutum_v2.1, whole genome shotgun sequence DNA encodes these proteins:
- the LOC107955348 gene encoding polyphenol oxidase, chloroplastic-like: MASTTNSPSTGLTLPNFSIQTSTFLPKTSQRSIFKKKKPFNFNSKRVVSCKASNGKQNDADTSFLNRFDRRDILLGLGGSLYGATSLVRDPFALADPIEPDLSSCGESTVDTSKACMNVPCCPPKLKDSKIIDFEPPLGCKIRYRPAAHLVDRDYLYKFESAMERMKALPVDDPRNFMQQANIHCAYCNGAYSQVGFPDQKLEVHYSWLFFPFHRMYLYFFERILGKLIGDPDFAMPFWNWDSPCGMTMPQIYLDPYSPLYDENRNLEHQPDVVVNLNDGKSVVKQKKKNDDFYELTKREQRNRNLYVMYQQMVRSSKTASCFHGAVYRAGCVSETDIGCTPEPRGGTLENGAHLAVHKFVGAKNPPYNEDMGNFYSAGRDPLFYAHHGNVDRMWNIWKTLPGKKRRDFDEKDWLNSSFLFYDENANMVRVKVRDCLDSKTLGYDYQSVDIPWLRSKPTPRRRRPGVGQGQDQGQDVAARRKGKNRRGFPIVLDKVAVRIEIPRLKKPKNKDDEEVLVLQNIQLDRNDSVQFYVSINDDEDDDNPCKPEESEFVGSFTNIPHGDCHSESMLSTNLYLPLSEALEDLELQREDSIVVTLLPKEGEVSIGNIKIDYVC, from the coding sequence TTTAAGAAGAAAAAGCCTTTCAACTTTAACTCCAAAAGAGTAGTGTCATGCAAAGCCAGCAATGGGAAACAAAACGATGCAGACACTTCTTTTCTCAATAGGTTCGATAGAAGGGATATCCTTCTTGGCCTTGGAGGAAGTCTCTATGGTGCAACCAGCCTTGTTAGAGACCCATTTGCATTGGCAGACCCAATCGAGCCTGACCTGTCCAGCTGTGGGGAATCAACCGTAGATACCAGTAAAGCCTGCATGAATGTCCCTTGCTGCCCACCAAAGTTAAAAGATTCAAAGATCATAGACTTCGAACCACCTTTAGGTTGCAAGATCCGTTATCGGCCGGCAGCACATTTAGTTGATCGTGATTACCTGTATAAATTTGAATCGGCAATGGAGAGAATGAAAGCTCTCCCTGTGGATGATCCACGTAATTTCATGCAACAAGCCAATATTCATTGTGCCTATTGCAATGGGGCTTATAGTCAAGTGGGGTTCCCCGATCAAAAACTTGAAGTTCACTACTCATGGCTTTTTTTCCCATTCCATAGGATGTATCTGTATTTCTTCGAGAGGATATTGGGCAAGTTGATTGGTGATCCAGATTTCGCAATGCCATTTTGGAACTGGGATTCTCCCTGTGGGATGACTATGCCTCAGATATATTTAGACCCTTACTCTCCATTGTACGATGAAAACCGCAATTTGGAGCATCAACCGGACGTTGTGGTTAATCTTAATGACGGTAAATCTgttgtaaaacaaaaaaaaaagaacgatGATTTTTATGAATTAACAAAGAGGGAACAAAGAAATCGTAATCTCTATGTAATGTATCAGCAAATGGTAAGGTCCAGCAAGACCGCTTCTTGTTTCCATGGAGCGGTGTACCGTGCCGGTTGTGTATCCGAAACCGATATCGGTTGTACTCCCGAACCGAGAGGTGGTACCCTGGAGAACGGTGCTCACCTCGCCGTTCACAAGTTCGTTGGTGCCAAGAATCCACCTTATAACGAAGACATGGGGAATTTCTATTCTGCTGGTAGAGACCCTTTGTTCTACGCTCATCATGGCAATGTTGATCGAATGTGGAACATTTGGAAGACATTGCCAGGGAAGAAGCGACGTGATTTCGACGAAAAAGATTGGCTCAATTCTTCGTTTCTTTTCTACGATGAGAATGCAAATATGGTTCGTGTTAAAGTTCGCGATTGCCTTGACTCTAAAACTTTGGGGTACGATTACCAAAGTGTTGATATTCCATGGCTTAGAAGCAAGCCAACACCTCGAAGGCGTCGTCCTGGTGTGGGGCAGGGTCAGGATCAGGGTCAGGATGTAGCAGCCAGACGAAAGGGTAAAAACCGCAGGGGTTTTCCTATAGTTTTAGACAAGGTAGCAGTGCGCATTGAGATTCCAAGGCTAAAGAAACCAAAGAACAAAGATGATGAAGAAGTATTGGTTCTTCAAAACATACAACTAGACAGAAATGACTCAGTGCAATTCTATGTGTCCATTAATGACGATGAAGACGACGACAATCCTTGCAAACCGGAAGAGTCGGAGTTCGTGGGGAGCTTTACGAATATACCGCACGGAGATTGCCACTCCGAGTCGATGCTTAGTACAAATCTGTATTTGCCATTATCAGAAGCGCTGGAGGATTTGGAGCTTCAACGTGAAGATAGCATTGTGGTGACTTTGCTGCCTAAAGAAGGGGAAGTTTCGATTGGTAACATTAAGATCGACTACGTTTGTTGA
- the LOC107955347 gene encoding metacaspase-9: protein MGKGKKRAVLVGCNYPKTQFGLHGCINDVNTIKAAILKFGFHESDINVLTDAPGSSVLPTGANIRDALNRMARNSKAGDVLFFYFSGHGTRIPIFQPGQPFKQDEAIVACDLNLITDVDFRRFVNRLPEGASFTILSDSCHSGGLIEKEKEQFGGEHMTTPVNPNKPKPSKVKAKGVPFDDIHGAINIAASILHGAVDLGQKIYGIFGKDVSLKFHPHYVDGLMVLDPPEEDDGILLSVCEANETSYDLVLGNKAFGAFTDAMFNVLNQHMGAGISNRQLVADAAIILKENGFKQNPCLYCSDENTSTPFLGGFA, encoded by the exons ATGGGTAAGGGTAAGAAGAGAGCAGTTCTGGTGGGATGCAACTACCCCAAGACCCAATTCGGCTTGCATGGATGCATCAATGATGTGAATACCATAAAAGCCGCGATCCTGAAATTTGGGTTCCACGAAAGCGATATTAATGTCCTCACCGATGCGCCAGGGTCGTCGGTTCTGCCTACTGGTGCAAACATTAGGGATGCACTTAATAGAATGGCGCGCAATTCTAAAGCAGGAGATGTCCTATTTTTCTACTTCAGTGGACATGGAACACGCATTCCAATCTTTCAACCTGGCCAGCCTTTCAAGCAAGATGAAGCAATCGTGGCCTGTGATTTAAATCTTATCACTG ATGTGGACTTCAGGCGTTTTGTTAACCGGCTACCAGAAGGAGCAAGCTTCACAATCCTATCAGATTCGTGCCACAGTGGTGGTCtcattgaaaaagagaaagaacaaTTTGGTGGTGAGCATATGACGACACCAGTAAATCCCAACAAGCCTAAACCGTCTAAGGTTAAGGCTAAGGGTGTTCCTTTTGATGACATACATGGTGCGATAAATATAGCAGCAAGCATCCTACACGGCGCAGTAGATCTTGGCCAAAAGATTTACGGAATCTTCGGGAAAGATGTGAGTCTCAAATTCCATCCTCACTACGTAGATGGGTTAATGGTGTTGGATCCACCGGAGGAGGATGATGGGATTTTATTAAGTGTGTGTGAAGCCAATGAGACATCATATGACCTGGTTTTGGGGAATAAAGCCTTTGGGGCGTTCACTGATGCAATGTTTAACGTACTCAATCAGCACATGGGTGCTGGAATAAGCAACAGACAACTTGTGGCTGACGCTGCCATCATTTTGAAGGAGAATGGATTCAAGCAGAACCCTTGCCTTTATTGCAGTGATGAGAATACAAGCACACCTTTCTTGGGTGGCTTTGCTTAA